The following is a genomic window from Paenibacillus thiaminolyticus.
AGGTGTCTCTTTTTCTATGTAAGATGATATTTCCAATACTAGACACTGTCGGTATACTTAGGGGGAGTAAGCGTTGTGGGTAAGAATTTGGAAAAGTTCAGTGAAGTGGGGCTTGCGTTACGCTTCGTATGATGCTGAGTTGATAGAGCGGACGAAGAAATTGTCCCGTATATTTTGGAGTCCACGGCATCGCGCGTGGATCGTGCCAGATGAACAGTCCATTTATGAAATGATGGAGATTTTAAAAGGTGAAGGGGTGAGCATCTTCACAGTTGTTAAGGAAAATGAGCTCCTTGGATTTTGGATGCAGAAGAATCTAGTAAAAGCGACTACCAAACATAATATTAAGGGAGAAAGTAAGAAGCAGGCTCTTGTTGATGCAATGCGTGCTCACGGCTACAGTGCGAAAACGATTCGCGCCAATGTTGGTCATGTCAATCGTTATAAGGCCTACCTGAATCAGGGCGGACAGGTGAGAAATGATCAATGTCTTCAAGAGTATGCTCTCCATTTATTGTCTCGTTTCTGTACACACTCTTATGTAAATCAGGCAATTAGCGCAATATCGCTTCTGCAAAAAGAAGTATGGAAAATGGATCTCGCGGAGAGGGGACGGAGAAAAGGGGGAGGTAAGAGACCAGTTCGTCCTCGAGGCAGGCAGGTTTCGTACATTCCCGCGAATTTGTATAGGTATCCGCGTAGTTATCACACTATGAGTTGATTTTTTGCGAACTTGGAGGAATATCAAGGGAGGAATTAATTTGCCTTGACTTATGGTGTATTTTGCAATTTCAAAACCCCTATCGTCTGGTGATCTTAGTCCTGATCTTTTATTAGTAAGCATCACTCTGGATGCTATTCATATGGTAGGTCAGATATCCAGGGAAGAAAAAGGTGTGACTCATCTCGTACATAACGATCACCCCACCACCAAACCGCGCCGCGGCCAGTCAATTCGTGGACGTAAGGTGGTGGGGCGTCGTATCGTTTTCCGTGAAATATCCTTCGGCTGCTATTCCCACTTGAAAAATCGAAGCGAAACGCTAGTGCAGATTATCACAAGTAGAATCATCACGATAACCGGAAGTAGAACACTCTGGATAGGCAAGCCAAGCGAAGCAGCTTTCATCAGCTTAATGCCCTGTGTCAGCGGGAGTATATCGGCTGCTTTTTGAAGTGCCTTGGGCATAACCTCATAAGGTAAGGTAGCACCCGAAAAGATGATCATTGGAAAATATAACACACTGGCTAAGATACCTGCTATTTTACTGTTTGGCGCTATTCCACCTACCAGCAGTCCTATGCTGAACATAGAGAGCATCACCAATAGGTATGAACCTATAAAGTGGGACCACGACCCGTTCAATTGGTACCCAAAGAAAATCGTTGCCGTAGCATAAACAAGGAGGAGAGAAATGATGGAATAAAGCGCGTAGATGACAACCTGTACCGCTAAAATAAGGGAAGGACTGGTCGGCGTTACCTTGAACCGCTTCAAGATTTTCTTATGGCGGTAGTCGGATATGACTAAAGGAAGTCCCATTACTCCACCAGCACAGATGGCAATCGATGCCACTGCTCCAAAGGATTGCTCCAGAAAGGTATAGTTCGCACTATCGAAGGCTGGCTTATTGCCAAAAACAGCACCAAGAATGATCACGACTGCAACAGGCATGCAAATGGCAAAAATGAACATGTCCATCCCACGCAGGGATAACTTGAGCTCCGTTTTGAGCAGAGTGCTAAATGCTTTCATTCTCTTCTTCCTCCCCGTCCGTATGCCAGAGATAGGCATCCTCCAATTTTTCATAAGGGCTGGCTGAAACGGCTTCCTGCACAGTTCCATAAAAGATGCTTTTCCCGTTTTTTAAAATCATGATTTTGTCACACAGAGCTTCTACCTCGTCCATAAAATGAGAGGTCAACAGGATGGTCAGTCCTTTCGCCTTTAAATCAGAAAGAGATCTCCAAACATCACGCCTCGCTCTTGTATCCAGTCCGGTGGTCAGTTCGTCCAAAAACACAACCTCGGGATTTGGAATCAACGCAAGGACAATGAATAAGCGCTGCTTTTGCCCCCCCGAAAGTTCGCTTACCTGGCTTTTTAATTTTTCTGAAAGTCCGAACTGCTTTATTAAATCCGTGTAATGTAAAGAAGTCTTGTAAAGGGACTGCGTAACCTCACAAAGCTCGGCTACCGTTATTTTGTCTTGATAATGAGCCTCTTGAAATTGAACACCGACTCTCTCAAACAGCTTTTTGCGGTCTTTTTGCGGATCCATCCCCAAAATAGATATCGTCCCGCGGTCATGTTTTTTTGTGCCCAGCATGCACTCAATGGTGGTGCTTTTTCCCGCACCGTTAGCTCCGAGCAAACCGAATACTTCCCCCTGGCTAACGGAAAAATCGATATTTTCTACTGCATTGAGAGCGGCATAAGACTTACTCAATTGATTTACCTGGATTGTTGTTTTCACGCTGCGAAACCCTCCTTTTTATACTATGAAAAAAGAATAACACCAGGCTTAAGTCTGGTGTTAAAGTGTAGGGTTTGTGTTGAATCGCTTTTTCATTTTTTTCAGACGGGTAAGCATATCGTATGCGTTCTTTTCAGCATATTGCAGGGAAGTAAGCAGCTTGTCGCACACGGAAATGATGTCCTCATCTTCTTTCGGGGTATCAATTATTTTACGGATATCTGCTTGGGGATTGCTGGATAGAGCGCAGAGCATCCGCAAAATCGCGGCAAGAGAATAATTCGCGCATCGCAGAGAACGTATGATTTTCAGCCGCTGAAGGTCTTCATCGGTATACACCCGATAGCCATTTTGCTTTCGTTTCACAGTCAGTAACCCATTAGATTCCCAATTTCTTAGCGTATCCATGGAAATTTGCAGGTGGTTGGCTGTTTCCTGTCTGGTGAGAACAACGCGGTCCATTTCTTGTTCATGGCCCGATAGTAACTGCTCGGCAATAGCGATAGCTTCTTCGGCATTTCTTTGTTCTTTTTTAATTTGCTGCAAATAACTTTTTGCAAGTTGGATGGCTTTGTCAAAATTTCCGGTAGCCGATGTCTTAATGGTCTCAATTGCCATTTTGCGCAGTCCGTTTTGCAGAACTTCTACCTGTAAAGCGGTTCTGACCAGCTTGATTTGCTCCATGTGAAAATCTGTGAAAATGCGGTAGCCGTTAGGTTTGCGCTCTGGTGTAGGGATTAGCGCAAGTTCTTCATATAGACGCACCGTATTGGGGTGGATGCCGTTGCAACGCGCTATTTCTGCTGTCTTATAGGTAATCATTTCATCAGCCACCTCCGATTGTGTAACAATTATAGCATCCGCTAAAAGTCTGGTGTTATAGTGGAGGCTTCCCCAACACGAATGGGAGCCTTCCCTCACGGAAACAATAAATTTGCTGCTGTCTTTTTTGGTGTCTAAAGGAAAACAAAGCGTGTTGTCGAATGGTTATGCATAAAGGAGGCTGGAACATGATCTATGTGGTTCGACACGGGCAAACCGATGTGAATAAAGAAGGTAGGATCCAAGGGAGAAACGGGCTGCCCTTAAATGAAAATGGGATCAAGCAAGCGGAGGATCTCAGAGAGTCACTTCAACATATTACGTTTGATTACGTATTTTCTTCTCCACAAGCAAGAGCTGTGCAGACAGCCGAGATTGCAACGGGGATGCAAGCTGCTGTCGATCCCAGGCTGAATGTGTATGATCTGGGGGAAGCGGATGGGTTGCCGAAGAGCGAAGTGAAAATGTCGGGGGGCATTCCGGATCCTGCTGTCTATAAAGGGGTAGAAGATCCCCGCAGCTATGCGCAGAGAGTATTTGCATTTATGAACGAGATGATGGCGAAGGACAATTTACAGGAAGCGAATATCCTCATATCGGGTCATAAATGCATCACGGGATGCATTGGCGCCTATTTCAATGGGATTCCTGACGATTGGAATATTTCGATATACTCTTCAGGCAATGGCGAGTATAAGGCATACCCATTCCAATTCAATCGTAATGTCCAATTATAAATAAAGGTGTAGAGTATGGACCAAGTGTTGCGGCACTTGGTTTTTTTTTATTGGCGGCAGATCGAACTCCTTCTGGAGACCGAGGCCAAGATACATCGGCTGCAGGATGCAGCTTTTTTCGTTTGGTATATTATGGAGGTTACCACTTACTGTATCGTATGACGATAGCGAGGAGATGTAATAAATGAAAAAGTTAATCGAATTCAAGGCAGTAACGAAAGAATACAAAATAGGAGAAGTGCCAATCAAGGCTCTTGATGGTGTTGATTTTTCCATATCAGAGGGAGAATTCGTCGTCATTTTAGGAGCAAGCGGTGCTGGTAAAAGTACGATTTTGAATATACTTGGCGGGATGGACACGGCTACCTCCGGTCAAGTGTTTGTCGGTGATCAAGAAATAACAAGATTGAGCGAAAAAAAATTAACAGCATATCGCGGTGAGAAAGTTGGCTTTGTATTTCAATTCTATAACTTAATTCCGAATTTAAACGCGCTAGAGAATGTTGAATTTGCCACGGAAGTATGTAAAAACCACCTGGATGCGAAAGATATTCTACATAAAGTCGGCTTAAAGAATCGCATCAAAAACTTCCCTTCCCAGCTGTCTGGAGGAGAACAGCAACGAGTCGCTATCGCGAGAGCTGTGGCCAAAAATCCTTTACTCTTACTCTGTGATGAACCAACCGGAGCTTTGGATTATGTTACAGGCAAGTCTGTCTTGAAGCTTCTTCAAGATTTGAACAGGGACACGAAAAAGTGCGTCGTTCTGGTCACCCATAATTCCGCAATCGCTCCTATGGCCGATAAAATTATTAAGGTGAAAAGCGGAATGATCGAAAGCGTTACGATTAATGATGAAAAACAAAGTGTTGAAGGGATCGAGTGGTAATTATGAAATTATTTTTAAAATTATTAAGGGATGTTAAACAATCGATAGGGCAATTTATAGCCTTAGTTTTGGTTATCGCAGTAGGGGCTTTTTTCTATACGGGGTTAGTCACCTATAGTGGTAATCTTAGTGCTTATGTAAAGGATTACTATAAAGAACATCATTTAAGCGACTTAAATGTATATTACAGTCAAATTTCCAAAGACGATGTAGCTACTTTAAGCAAAATTGAAGGGATTAATAAAATAGAGGGACGTTATACCTTTGATGCCACGCAAGCCTTTGAAGATTATAAAGCTACATTAAAAATTCATTCGATCCCGGTACAAAATGAAATTAATACGCTTTCTATGATTGAAGGGCATATCCCGACAAAAAAGGATGAGATCTTCTTAGATTCCCATTATGCCAAAGAACATCAGTATCGTGTCGGTGATCAAATCAGTATAAGTGCTAATGAAAAAAATTTTACATTTACCATTAGCGG
Proteins encoded in this region:
- a CDS encoding phage integrase N-terminal SAM-like domain-containing protein, with translation MWVRIWKSSVKWGLRYASYDAELIERTKKLSRIFWSPRHRAWIVPDEQSIYEMMEILKGEGVSIFTVVKENELLGFWMQKNLVKATTKHNIKGESKKQALVDAMRAHGYSAKTIRANVGHVNRYKAYLNQGGQVRNDQCLQEYALHLLSRFCTHSYVNQAISAISLLQKEVWKMDLAERGRRKGGGKRPVRPRGRQVSYIPANLYRYPRSYHTMS
- a CDS encoding ABC transporter permease, whose amino-acid sequence is MKAFSTLLKTELKLSLRGMDMFIFAICMPVAVVIILGAVFGNKPAFDSANYTFLEQSFGAVASIAICAGGVMGLPLVISDYRHKKILKRFKVTPTSPSLILAVQVVIYALYSIISLLLVYATATIFFGYQLNGSWSHFIGSYLLVMLSMFSIGLLVGGIAPNSKIAGILASVLYFPMIIFSGATLPYEVMPKALQKAADILPLTQGIKLMKAASLGLPIQSVLLPVIVMILLVIICTSVSLRFFKWE
- a CDS encoding ABC transporter ATP-binding protein — its product is MKTTIQVNQLSKSYAALNAVENIDFSVSQGEVFGLLGANGAGKSTTIECMLGTKKHDRGTISILGMDPQKDRKKLFERVGVQFQEAHYQDKITVAELCEVTQSLYKTSLHYTDLIKQFGLSEKLKSQVSELSGGQKQRLFIVLALIPNPEVVFLDELTTGLDTRARRDVWRSLSDLKAKGLTILLTSHFMDEVEALCDKIMILKNGKSIFYGTVQEAVSASPYEKLEDAYLWHTDGEEEENESI
- a CDS encoding MerR family transcriptional regulator, with amino-acid sequence MITYKTAEIARCNGIHPNTVRLYEELALIPTPERKPNGYRIFTDFHMEQIKLVRTALQVEVLQNGLRKMAIETIKTSATGNFDKAIQLAKSYLQQIKKEQRNAEEAIAIAEQLLSGHEQEMDRVVLTRQETANHLQISMDTLRNWESNGLLTVKRKQNGYRVYTDEDLQRLKIIRSLRCANYSLAAILRMLCALSSNPQADIRKIIDTPKEDEDIISVCDKLLTSLQYAEKNAYDMLTRLKKMKKRFNTNPTL
- a CDS encoding histidine phosphatase family protein, which gives rise to MIYVVRHGQTDVNKEGRIQGRNGLPLNENGIKQAEDLRESLQHITFDYVFSSPQARAVQTAEIATGMQAAVDPRLNVYDLGEADGLPKSEVKMSGGIPDPAVYKGVEDPRSYAQRVFAFMNEMMAKDNLQEANILISGHKCITGCIGAYFNGIPDDWNISIYSSGNGEYKAYPFQFNRNVQL
- a CDS encoding ABC transporter ATP-binding protein — protein: MKKLIEFKAVTKEYKIGEVPIKALDGVDFSISEGEFVVILGASGAGKSTILNILGGMDTATSGQVFVGDQEITRLSEKKLTAYRGEKVGFVFQFYNLIPNLNALENVEFATEVCKNHLDAKDILHKVGLKNRIKNFPSQLSGGEQQRVAIARAVAKNPLLLLCDEPTGALDYVTGKSVLKLLQDLNRDTKKCVVLVTHNSAIAPMADKIIKVKSGMIESVTINDEKQSVEGIEW